In Ruminococcaceae bacterium R-25, a genomic segment contains:
- a CDS encoding DNA gyrase subunit A: MADIDDKKQARLQQEAEMDEVFKSEQTTIVPVDLDGEMKKSFIDYAMSVISDRALPDIRDGLKPVHRRILYSMFTQGFTPEKPYRKCATTIGDVLGRFHPHGDASVYDALVRLAQDFSLRHPLVDGHGNFGSLDGDPPAAYRYTEARLEKIALEMMRDINKNTVDFRPNFDEHEMEPVSLPSRFPNFLVNGAVGIAVGMATNIPPHNLGEVIDGCIMMMENPDVTVDELMTVVKGPDFPTGGAILGTSGIREAYLTGKGRIVVRAHAEIEDHAGKTRIIVHDIPYAVNKARLIERMADLVKEKKVEGISGLRDESDRNEQVRIVIELKKDANADVVLNQLYKNCSLQDACCANMLALVPDADGKLEPKLVGLKEALYYYIQHQEDVVTRRTQYDLEKDEAKKHIDEGLLIAMDYIDEIIAIIRSSRTEAEAKVRMCERFGLSDKQAQHIVDMRLGRLTGLEREKLEAEIKALTEEIEYFHRVLSDKTLLDDIIKTEMTEIKNKYATPRVSEIINGSFEDIDDESLIAEENIVVTLTHFGYIKRQRVDSYKAQHRGGRGISGQSTREEDYVEKIITTTTHKFLLCFTNTGRVFKIKGYKIPETTSRSARGTALVNLLNLNDGETIRNIIPIDSFEEPDLYLTTVTKYGVIKKTSIDKYANINKNGLIATKIREGDSVVAVQLTKAGQEVIVVSAAGKSVRFNSDDARDMGRGATGVRAMKLADDDEVVGMEPVDPSREILVISELGYGKRSKIDDYRVQSRGGKGIITYKVSEKTGRLCGTVSVTDDDDLLIITSQGVIIRVRANEIPTLSRATSGVKLMKSNKARVVDFALTDREIEEPDELEGAEGAEGIEDAEVTVDTEEGLSPNAEKVQEFADTLAAEIEAEDIAAPEDSEGSDKNGEDEDI, translated from the coding sequence ATGGCAGACATCGACGACAAGAAACAGGCCAGACTTCAGCAGGAAGCTGAGATGGACGAGGTGTTCAAGTCAGAACAGACGACTATAGTTCCGGTTGACTTAGACGGGGAGATGAAGAAGTCCTTCATCGACTACGCAATGTCGGTTATCTCCGACCGTGCTCTCCCTGACATCAGAGACGGTCTTAAGCCGGTTCACAGAAGAATCCTTTATTCAATGTTTACTCAGGGTTTCACTCCCGAAAAGCCTTATCGTAAGTGCGCTACTACGATCGGTGACGTTTTGGGACGTTTCCACCCTCACGGAGACGCATCAGTTTACGATGCTCTCGTAAGACTTGCCCAGGATTTCTCATTGAGACATCCGCTGGTTGACGGTCACGGTAACTTCGGTTCATTGGACGGAGACCCGCCGGCAGCTTACCGTTATACGGAGGCAAGACTCGAGAAGATCGCATTGGAGATGATGCGTGATATCAACAAGAACACGGTTGATTTCAGACCTAACTTTGATGAACACGAGATGGAGCCTGTATCGCTTCCTTCACGTTTCCCGAACTTCCTCGTAAACGGTGCAGTCGGTATTGCTGTAGGTATGGCTACCAATATCCCGCCTCATAACCTCGGCGAAGTAATCGACGGATGCATCATGATGATGGAGAATCCTGACGTTACCGTCGATGAGCTCATGACAGTAGTTAAGGGCCCTGACTTCCCGACAGGCGGCGCTATCCTCGGTACATCAGGTATCAGAGAGGCATATCTCACAGGTAAAGGCCGTATCGTTGTACGTGCTCACGCCGAGATCGAGGACCATGCAGGCAAGACAAGGATCATCGTTCACGACATTCCTTATGCAGTCAACAAAGCAAGACTCATCGAGCGTATGGCTGACCTCGTTAAGGAAAAGAAGGTTGAAGGCATCTCTGGATTAAGAGATGAATCCGACCGTAATGAACAGGTGCGTATCGTAATCGAGCTCAAAAAGGACGCCAACGCAGACGTTGTTCTCAACCAGCTTTACAAGAACTGCTCACTCCAGGATGCATGCTGCGCTAACATGCTCGCACTTGTACCAGACGCGGACGGCAAGCTCGAGCCTAAGCTCGTAGGCCTTAAGGAAGCGCTTTATTACTACATCCAGCATCAGGAAGATGTTGTTACTCGCCGTACACAGTACGATCTCGAAAAAGATGAGGCTAAGAAGCACATCGACGAAGGTCTCCTCATCGCCATGGATTACATTGATGAGATCATCGCGATCATCAGATCTTCACGTACCGAGGCTGAGGCCAAGGTCCGTATGTGCGAGCGTTTCGGTCTTTCTGACAAGCAGGCACAGCATATCGTTGATATGAGACTCGGCCGTCTTACAGGTCTTGAGAGAGAAAAGCTCGAAGCTGAGATCAAGGCTCTCACAGAAGAGATCGAATACTTCCACAGAGTCCTTTCTGACAAGACTCTCCTTGATGACATCATCAAGACAGAGATGACTGAGATCAAGAATAAATATGCTACACCGAGAGTTTCCGAGATCATCAACGGTTCCTTCGAGGATATCGACGACGAGTCACTCATCGCAGAAGAGAATATCGTTGTAACTCTCACACACTTCGGTTATATCAAGCGCCAGAGAGTAGACAGCTACAAGGCTCAGCACAGAGGCGGCAGAGGAATCTCCGGCCAGTCCACAAGAGAAGAGGACTATGTAGAGAAGATCATCACAACCACTACACACAAGTTCCTCCTGTGCTTCACCAATACAGGCCGTGTATTTAAGATCAAGGGCTACAAGATCCCTGAGACAACTTCACGTTCTGCAAGAGGCACAGCCCTTGTTAACCTCCTGAATCTCAATGACGGAGAGACGATCAGAAATATCATCCCGATCGACAGCTTCGAAGAACCTGACCTCTACCTCACAACGGTTACGAAGTACGGTGTTATCAAGAAGACATCGATCGACAAGTACGCAAATATCAACAAAAATGGTCTTATCGCTACAAAGATCCGTGAAGGAGACAGCGTTGTTGCTGTTCAGCTCACAAAGGCAGGACAGGAAGTCATCGTTGTATCTGCAGCAGGTAAGTCTGTAAGATTCAACTCCGACGATGCACGTGACATGGGCCGTGGCGCTACGGGCGTACGTGCCATGAAGCTTGCAGACGACGATGAAGTAGTAGGTATGGAGCCTGTCGATCCTTCACGTGAGATCCTCGTTATCTCCGAGCTTGGTTACGGCAAACGTTCCAAGATCGACGATTACCGTGTACAGAGCAGAGGCGGTAAGGGAATCATTACTTACAAAGTTTCCGAGAAGACCGGAAGGCTTTGCGGTACAGTATCTGTTACTGATGACGATGACCTCCTCATCATCACGAGTCAGGGCGTCATCATCAGAGTAAGGGCAAATGAGATCCCTACGCTCTCCAGAGCTACTTCAGGCGTTAAGCTCATGAAGTCCAACAAGGCACGCGTAGTTGACTTCGCTCTTACAGACAGAGAGATTGAAGAACCTGATGAGCTCGAGGGCGCAGAAGGCGCTGAAGGCATAGAGGATGCTGAAGTAACAGTTGATACTGAAGAAGGCTTAAGCCCTAATGCCGAAAAGGTTCAGGAATTTGCAGATACGCTTGCTGCCGAGATAGAAGCAGAAGACATTGCAGCTCCTGAAGATTCAGAAGGTTCTGACAAGAACGGTGAGGACGAAGATATTTGA
- a CDS encoding 16S rRNA m(7)G-527 methyltransferase encodes MADAFLPKKKPLTKDDIKRLRESLPKKVEISSEGTKITKKDEETEEVAPILESHSNEISVPLSAEEIRSFQIYATMLKEKNKVMNLTAVDDDKGIAMKHFIDSLTLCPYIRDEEAKSKKDKLTFIDVGTGAGFPGLPVKISCPELSVTLMDSLDKRLKFLDEVITALDLKDCTTVHSRAEDAGRNKKFREKYDIVTARAVARLSVLAEYCLPLVKVGGVFLAMKAHSEEEEKEAGKAIALLGGTIEKTDSFTLPGSDMERSIIVVRKIRPTPARFPRKAGTPSKTPIV; translated from the coding sequence ATGGCTGATGCTTTTCTTCCCAAAAAGAAGCCTCTTACAAAAGACGACATCAAGCGCTTAAGGGAGAGTCTCCCCAAAAAGGTCGAGATAAGTTCTGAGGGTACAAAGATCACGAAAAAGGACGAGGAGACAGAAGAAGTAGCTCCTATCCTTGAATCTCATTCGAATGAGATCAGCGTTCCCCTGTCTGCAGAAGAGATCCGTTCATTCCAGATCTATGCAACGATGCTTAAAGAGAAGAACAAGGTAATGAACCTTACCGCCGTTGACGACGATAAGGGAATTGCCATGAAGCATTTTATCGACTCTCTGACACTCTGCCCTTACATAAGAGACGAAGAGGCAAAATCCAAAAAGGATAAGCTCACATTTATCGATGTCGGTACAGGAGCAGGTTTCCCGGGCCTTCCTGTTAAGATCTCGTGCCCCGAGCTTTCCGTAACGCTCATGGATTCGCTTGATAAGCGCCTCAAGTTCTTGGATGAGGTCATTACCGCATTAGACCTTAAGGACTGCACTACGGTGCATTCCAGGGCCGAAGACGCGGGCAGAAACAAGAAGTTCCGTGAGAAGTATGACATCGTAACTGCAAGGGCCGTAGCAAGGCTCTCTGTTCTTGCCGAATACTGCCTGCCTCTGGTTAAGGTCGGAGGAGTATTCCTCGCAATGAAGGCTCATTCCGAAGAAGAGGAAAAAGAAGCAGGCAAGGCTATCGCTCTTCTGGGTGGTACGATCGAAAAGACGGATTCATTCACTCTCCCCGGTTCTGACATGGAGAGATCCATAATAGTCGTACGCAAGATCCGTCCTACACCTGCAAGATTCCCGAGAAAAGCGGGCACACCTTCCAAAACCCCCATAGTCTGA
- a CDS encoding tRNA uridine 5-carboxymethylaminomethyl modification enzyme translates to MTIREALGLDTSFEAGTFDVAVVGAGHAGCEAAHAAAKLGLNTILFTLSLDSLANLPCNPSIGGTSKGQLVREIDALGGIMGIMADKCAVQMRMLNRSKGPAVYSPRAQEDRQMYSMEMRYYLENLPHLTLKQAHITELLTDEEGNVAGVMTEGKAIYRARAVVICSGTYMEARIIRGEVITESGPDGLPRSVGLSASLGSLGVPLLRFKTGTPVRVNSNSIDFSQMTRQDGEDDIPPFSFRNEMEGKSVAPVDEQIPCWSIWTTEETRKVISDNMDRSPLYSGEIKGIGPRYCPSIEDKFMRFKDKTRHQIFVEPMGRHTNEMYLQGFSTSLPEEIQEKMVKSLPGLANAKIQRAAYAIEYDLVDPLSIRASLESKVVPGLFTAGQINGSSGYEEAAAQGIVAGINAAMKLLGKEAVIIDRSQGYIGVLIDDLVTKGTQEPYRMMTSRAEYRLFLRQDNADERLTPIGHEIGLIDDEVFAKFNEKIEAIAVEMERLKKTYVAPTEKLGELLDSVGQTLPKSGESLADLIKRPGVTYDLLAPVDKDRKPLPGNVKFACETNIKYEGYLSLEKEKIEKFKNLEKIKLPEDIDYSLIKGLRIEATQKLTKMKPENVGRASRISGVSPADCEVLLVYLEQRRRQNNG, encoded by the coding sequence ATGACTATCCGTGAAGCTTTAGGTTTGGATACAAGCTTTGAAGCGGGAACATTTGATGTTGCCGTAGTAGGAGCAGGCCATGCCGGATGTGAAGCTGCACATGCCGCGGCAAAGCTCGGCCTTAACACGATCCTTTTCACGCTTTCATTAGACAGCCTTGCAAACCTTCCCTGCAACCCTTCTATCGGAGGCACCTCAAAGGGCCAGCTCGTAAGAGAGATAGATGCTTTGGGCGGCATTATGGGAATCATGGCTGATAAGTGCGCAGTCCAGATGAGAATGCTGAACCGTTCCAAAGGCCCTGCGGTATATTCACCGAGAGCACAGGAAGACAGGCAGATGTATTCAATGGAGATGCGCTATTACCTGGAAAACCTTCCGCACCTCACATTGAAGCAGGCGCATATAACTGAGCTTCTTACTGACGAAGAAGGCAATGTTGCCGGTGTCATGACTGAGGGCAAAGCAATATACAGGGCACGTGCCGTTGTTATCTGTTCCGGCACATATATGGAAGCCCGCATTATAAGAGGTGAAGTCATCACGGAAAGCGGTCCTGACGGACTGCCGAGATCAGTGGGCCTTTCAGCTTCTTTGGGCTCTCTCGGTGTGCCGCTTTTGAGATTTAAGACGGGTACGCCCGTAAGAGTAAACTCCAATTCCATAGACTTTTCGCAGATGACAAGACAGGACGGCGAAGACGATATTCCGCCTTTCTCTTTCAGGAATGAGATGGAAGGAAAGTCCGTAGCGCCTGTAGATGAACAGATTCCTTGCTGGTCTATCTGGACAACGGAAGAGACCAGAAAAGTTATTTCGGATAACATGGACAGATCGCCCTTATACAGCGGCGAGATCAAGGGCATTGGCCCGAGATACTGTCCTTCGATAGAAGATAAATTCATGAGGTTCAAGGATAAGACCAGACACCAGATCTTCGTTGAACCCATGGGACGCCATACGAACGAGATGTATCTGCAGGGGTTCTCAACGAGCCTTCCTGAAGAGATACAGGAGAAGATGGTCAAGTCTCTGCCGGGTCTCGCAAATGCCAAGATCCAGAGGGCAGCTTATGCGATCGAATACGATCTTGTAGATCCTCTGTCCATCAGGGCGAGCCTCGAATCAAAGGTAGTGCCCGGATTATTTACGGCAGGCCAGATAAACGGTTCTTCAGGTTATGAAGAAGCTGCAGCGCAGGGAATCGTGGCAGGCATAAATGCCGCTATGAAGCTCCTCGGAAAAGAAGCAGTTATTATCGACAGATCTCAGGGCTACATCGGCGTACTCATTGATGACCTTGTTACCAAGGGTACTCAGGAGCCTTACCGCATGATGACTTCACGCGCTGAATACAGATTGTTCTTAAGGCAGGATAATGCCGATGAGAGACTGACTCCTATAGGCCATGAGATAGGACTTATAGACGATGAAGTTTTTGCGAAGTTTAACGAAAAAATTGAAGCTATCGCTGTTGAGATGGAAAGACTCAAGAAGACATATGTCGCTCCTACTGAAAAATTGGGAGAACTTCTTGATTCCGTCGGACAGACATTGCCGAAGTCAGGTGAGAGCTTGGCAGATCTTATCAAGCGCCCGGGCGTAACATATGACCTTTTGGCACCTGTCGATAAAGACAGAAAGCCTCTTCCCGGGAACGTAAAGTTTGCGTGCGAGACCAATATTAAGTACGAAGGCTATCTGTCGCTCGAAAAAGAGAAGATAGAAAAATTCAAGAACTTAGAGAAGATCAAGCTCCCTGAGGATATCGATTATTCGCTCATAAAGGGATTAAGGATCGAAGCTACACAGAAACTTACCAAGATGAAGCCTGAGAACGTCGGCAGAGCTTCCAGAATATCAGGTGTATCGCCTGCAGACTGCGAAGTACTGCTGGTTTATCTCGAACAGCGAAGGAGACAGAACAATGGCTGA
- a CDS encoding tRNA modification GTPase trmE produces MYSYDDEPICACSTPAGISGIAVIRISGNGCGILADKCSVILRSSGDYKNLSELPGYTCAFGYVKDPSNNVKVDEVIFTHFEAPHSYTGEEMVEISSHGSGAVKQEILKCLGMSGIRMAYPGEFSRRAFINGKMSLASAEAVMDVINSETERQLEAAGSLMSGKLAEEISSIEKNLYDQAAMLETFTEFDTEDPEEEDAKLEEVKDNLSDCHDRLTSLCKGYGKGRILSERLRVALLGLPNSGKSTLLNTLTGFDRAIVTEVAGTTRDTIEVQLNINGIPVTLIDTAGIRETEDIIENIGIGKAYEAGRGADMVFYMIPPDMTVDEAYTCVMEIAEDCESVTGVFSKSDAGENPDRAEIESKLGELGITNFISISAEEDLNIDKLEDVIIDYYNELGGGASEGLLITNSRHYTKFLKATKKLALALDALDNNLGTEVCASALRACLDEIGEVTGKTVSATLADTIFSRFCIGK; encoded by the coding sequence ATGTATTCGTATGATGACGAACCTATCTGCGCCTGCTCGACGCCGGCCGGAATATCAGGTATAGCAGTTATCCGTATATCGGGTAACGGCTGTGGAATACTTGCCGATAAATGTTCCGTTATCTTAAGGTCTTCCGGAGATTATAAGAATTTATCAGAACTTCCCGGTTATACATGTGCGTTCGGATATGTAAAAGATCCGTCAAACAATGTAAAAGTCGATGAAGTTATTTTCACGCACTTTGAAGCGCCTCATTCCTATACAGGCGAAGAGATGGTGGAGATATCATCTCACGGCTCCGGTGCGGTCAAGCAGGAGATATTGAAGTGCCTCGGTATGTCAGGAATAAGAATGGCATATCCCGGCGAGTTCTCCAGAAGAGCTTTCATCAACGGCAAGATGAGTCTGGCTTCTGCCGAAGCTGTCATGGACGTCATCAATTCAGAGACCGAAAGACAGCTCGAAGCTGCAGGAAGCCTTATGTCCGGCAAGCTCGCTGAAGAGATCAGTTCCATTGAAAAGAATCTTTATGACCAGGCTGCAATGCTTGAGACTTTCACCGAATTTGATACTGAGGATCCCGAAGAAGAGGATGCCAAGTTGGAAGAGGTCAAGGATAACTTAAGCGACTGCCACGACAGGCTTACTTCACTCTGCAAAGGTTACGGCAAGGGAAGAATATTGTCCGAACGCCTCCGCGTAGCGCTCCTGGGACTCCCTAACAGCGGCAAGAGTACGCTTCTTAATACTCTTACGGGTTTTGACAGAGCGATCGTCACAGAGGTTGCCGGAACGACCAGAGATACTATAGAAGTACAGCTCAACATTAACGGAATTCCTGTTACCCTGATCGATACAGCAGGTATCAGAGAGACAGAAGATATCATTGAGAATATCGGTATAGGCAAAGCTTATGAAGCGGGCAGGGGAGCTGATATGGTCTTCTACATGATCCCGCCTGATATGACCGTTGATGAAGCATATACCTGCGTCATGGAAATAGCAGAAGACTGTGAATCGGTAACCGGCGTATTTTCGAAAAGCGATGCCGGCGAAAACCCTGACAGGGCCGAGATCGAATCAAAACTCGGTGAACTCGGAATTACCAATTTTATTTCCATCAGCGCTGAAGAAGATCTGAACATCGATAAGCTTGAAGACGTCATTATCGACTACTATAACGAGCTTGGCGGCGGAGCTTCCGAAGGGCTTCTTATCACCAACAGCAGACACTACACTAAGTTTTTGAAAGCAACAAAGAAACTCGCACTTGCATTGGATGCACTCGATAATAATCTCGGAACCGAAGTCTGCGCATCTGCTTTAAGAGCATGCCTTGACGAGATCGGCGAGGTTACTGGCAAGACTGTATCCGCTACTTTGGCTGACACTATTTTCTCCAGATTCTGCATAGGTAAATAA
- a CDS encoding D-alanyl-D-alanine carboxypeptidase-like protein — MLINKTLGTPVKTAAVFIAAVFAVCSIALFALPAKTVRADVGQPEIPVPALSDVHCASYCVYDKTTGYIILSMNPDEKIYPASMTKIMTCLLSLEYLDTSSKIEVSKTALAGLGNDSSLMGVLEGEKVKVSELLYGLMLPSGNDAANALGEGCVDAFFKKYPAGGNTMNKDGVNAQYILDTLKDTQEHILSSRKLDAFAVLMNLRATKLGCTGTHFVNACGLPDDNHYTTAYDLALIMSAASELDDFKTLISAPSHVFVATNRHRADAWSYVKNSNYLLYDPWLASKTANGTSSHLAAVIGGKTGTTSQAGKGLTIYTVNENGHELMISICGIPADYYFYTTMYLASVTAYGNLACWEADPVTRVYGTTGDYRWVNAPASQQPQYDPLINPGDDLEGFDGLKQTPTPTPEVEENVPDQPEDEILPPLQLFVKNNPVISGVIGGFMLIIMILNVVLMIRINRIKNAASKRARKLEGRKG; from the coding sequence ATGTTGATTAATAAGACATTAGGAACACCAGTAAAGACAGCGGCGGTTTTTATCGCTGCTGTCTTCGCAGTTTGTTCCATAGCCTTATTTGCTTTGCCTGCAAAGACAGTCAGGGCGGATGTCGGTCAGCCTGAGATTCCGGTTCCGGCATTGAGCGATGTTCACTGCGCTTCTTACTGCGTATATGACAAGACCACGGGATATATAATCCTCAGCATGAATCCTGACGAGAAGATATATCCGGCTTCAATGACCAAGATAATGACATGCCTTTTGAGCCTTGAGTATCTCGATACTTCTTCAAAGATCGAAGTAAGCAAAACGGCTTTGGCAGGACTCGGCAACGATTCATCGCTCATGGGAGTACTTGAAGGCGAGAAGGTTAAGGTCAGCGAGCTTTTATACGGCCTGATGCTTCCTTCCGGCAACGATGCGGCAAACGCTTTGGGCGAAGGCTGTGTTGATGCTTTCTTCAAAAAGTATCCTGCAGGCGGCAATACGATGAATAAGGACGGCGTTAACGCGCAGTATATTCTCGATACGCTCAAGGACACGCAGGAGCATATTCTTTCTTCACGTAAGCTTGATGCCTTTGCGGTACTGATGAATCTCCGTGCAACAAAGCTCGGATGCACGGGAACACATTTCGTGAATGCATGCGGACTTCCTGATGACAATCACTACACGACAGCTTATGATCTCGCATTGATCATGTCTGCTGCATCTGAACTTGATGATTTCAAGACTCTTATCAGCGCTCCGTCACATGTATTTGTTGCTACCAACAGACACAGGGCTGATGCGTGGAGTTATGTTAAGAATTCAAATTACCTTCTTTACGATCCCTGGCTTGCTTCAAAGACAGCCAACGGAACAAGTTCCCATCTCGCTGCTGTTATCGGCGGCAAGACCGGTACGACATCACAGGCAGGTAAAGGACTTACTATATATACAGTAAATGAGAATGGCCACGAGCTCATGATCTCTATCTGCGGAATTCCGGCAGACTATTATTTCTATACTACTATGTATCTTGCTTCGGTTACGGCTTACGGCAACCTCGCATGCTGGGAAGCTGATCCTGTTACGAGAGTATACGGAACAACAGGCGACTACAGATGGGTCAATGCTCCTGCTTCACAGCAGCCCCAGTATGATCCGCTCATAAATCCCGGCGACGATCTTGAAGGCTTTGACGGTCTTAAGCAGACTCCTACTCCAACACCTGAAGTAGAAGAGAATGTTCCGGACCAGCCGGAAGACGAAATCCTGCCGCCTCTGCAGCTGTTCGTAAAGAACAATCCTGTGATATCCGGAGTCATCGGCGGATTCATGCTTATAATAATGATATTGAATGTAGTACTTATGATACGTATCAACAGGATCAAGAATGCCGCATCAAAGAGAGCCAGGAAGCTCGAGGGCAGGAAGGGTTAA
- a CDS encoding spoIIIJ-associated protein, with protein MEKTVIKTGKTVDEAIEAALSELGCTKEQATIEVVEEGTEGGFLGLGRKDAEVKVTFNSEEAAEASAPAASDDTYYGDDESFEGDAVSEAEDAAANFVAEVLSGIGIHGNMDSYREDDTIYISVTGSDCGAAIGRHGETLEAISYMTNLIANKHSEQRVHVYLDVGGYRKHREQVIKGLADKAVSRVRRSGRKVTMEAMSPAERRIVHSYLQDVNGVTTHSEGVEPNRCVVVTPESKK; from the coding sequence ATGGAAAAGACAGTAATCAAAACAGGAAAGACAGTTGATGAAGCAATTGAGGCAGCTCTTTCCGAGCTCGGTTGTACCAAAGAGCAGGCAACAATCGAAGTTGTTGAGGAAGGTACAGAAGGCGGCTTTCTCGGTTTAGGAAGAAAGGACGCTGAGGTAAAGGTTACATTTAATTCCGAAGAGGCAGCTGAAGCTTCTGCTCCTGCAGCTTCTGATGATACATATTACGGTGACGACGAGAGCTTTGAAGGCGACGCAGTAAGCGAAGCTGAAGATGCAGCAGCTAACTTTGTTGCAGAAGTTCTTTCCGGAATCGGCATCCACGGCAACATGGATTCTTACAGAGAAGATGACACTATCTATATCTCTGTAACAGGTTCTGACTGCGGTGCTGCAATCGGACGTCATGGCGAGACACTCGAAGCTATTTCTTACATGACAAATCTCATCGCTAACAAGCACAGCGAGCAGAGAGTTCATGTTTATCTCGATGTAGGCGGATACAGAAAGCACAGAGAGCAGGTCATCAAGGGCCTCGCTGACAAGGCTGTATCAAGAGTAAGACGCTCCGGCCGCAAGGTTACAATGGAGGCTATGAGCCCTGCAGAGAGAAGGATCGTTCATTCTTATCTCCAGGATGTTAACGGCGTAACTACACATTCCGAGGGTGTTGAACCCAACAGATGCGTTGTTGTTACTCCCGAGAGCAAGAAGTAA